From Nitrospirota bacterium, one genomic window encodes:
- a CDS encoding cytochrome C, producing the protein MRASSNYISLFLLSTLMLMAIPALADNVETALMPGQVIEGHAKWEEDCAKCHKRFDKGAQNALCQDCHKDIRKDVEQKQGSHGRFKGQRDCKSCHTEHKGRAENIAPMTDQTFDHERTDFPLKGAHANTKKVECKACHKSKAKYRDAPSDCYACHKKDDKHKENLGPACSDCHTEKNWKETAAKFNHDKTRYPLRGKHIDAKCQDCHANERYKNTPMDCFSCHKKDDKHKGQEGTKCEECHDDRSWKKSPFDHNKSRFPLMGKHAKIECKKCHLTPAFKDAPLDCYACHKKDDKHKGTYGEKCETCHAESDWKTITFDHDLHSKYPLRGRHIATKCESCHKGHLYKDTTPVACLACHKKDDKHKGQFAEQCETCHTERNWKLLLFEHDHDTKYPLRGKHRTTRCESCHKGHLYKDTTPVACLACHKKDDKHKGQFAEQCETCHTERNWKLLLFEHDHDTTYPLQGKHRTTTCESCHTGRLYQDKTPTACYACHKLDDVHRRRLGTECQSCHSIRDWKLWDFDHDTRTRFKLEGGHKGVECAACHKDRMEAKVKTSAQCVSCHKKDDKHEGNYGLQCERCHDTSIWKSLKPGTGSFRFR; encoded by the coding sequence GTGCGCGCCTCATCAAATTACATTTCCCTGTTTCTCCTCAGCACCTTGATGCTCATGGCCATACCGGCCCTGGCAGACAACGTCGAGACGGCGTTGATGCCAGGACAAGTGATCGAAGGCCATGCCAAATGGGAAGAAGATTGCGCCAAATGTCACAAACGCTTCGACAAGGGGGCGCAGAATGCGCTCTGCCAAGATTGCCACAAAGACATCCGCAAGGACGTCGAGCAAAAGCAGGGCTCCCACGGACGGTTCAAAGGGCAGCGGGACTGCAAGTCATGCCACACGGAGCATAAGGGACGAGCGGAGAATATCGCTCCGATGACGGACCAGACGTTCGATCACGAGCGGACAGACTTCCCGCTGAAGGGCGCCCATGCCAACACCAAGAAGGTCGAGTGCAAGGCCTGCCATAAGTCCAAAGCCAAGTATCGCGACGCGCCGTCCGATTGTTATGCCTGCCACAAGAAAGACGACAAACACAAAGAAAACTTGGGCCCTGCCTGCTCAGACTGTCACACCGAGAAGAACTGGAAGGAGACGGCTGCGAAGTTCAATCACGACAAGACGCGTTACCCCCTCCGCGGCAAACACATCGACGCCAAGTGCCAAGACTGCCATGCCAATGAGCGGTACAAGAACACGCCGATGGATTGCTTCTCCTGCCATAAGAAGGACGACAAACACAAAGGACAGGAGGGGACGAAGTGTGAGGAATGCCACGACGACCGGTCATGGAAGAAATCGCCGTTCGACCATAATAAATCGCGTTTCCCGTTGATGGGCAAACATGCCAAGATCGAATGCAAGAAGTGCCACCTGACCCCCGCCTTCAAAGATGCGCCACTAGATTGTTACGCCTGTCACAAGAAAGACGACAAACACAAAGGGACCTACGGAGAGAAATGCGAGACCTGCCACGCGGAAAGCGATTGGAAGACCATCACCTTCGATCATGACCTGCACTCCAAGTACCCGCTACGAGGCCGGCATATCGCGACAAAATGCGAGTCCTGCCATAAGGGGCACCTCTATAAGGACACTACGCCGGTCGCCTGCTTGGCCTGTCACAAAAAAGACGACAAGCACAAGGGCCAGTTTGCCGAACAATGTGAAACCTGTCACACGGAACGGAATTGGAAACTGCTCCTCTTTGAGCATGACCACGACACAAAATATCCGTTGAGAGGGAAGCACCGAACGACAAGGTGTGAGTCCTGTCACAAAGGGCATCTCTATAAAGACACCACGCCGGTCGCCTGCTTGGCCTGTCACAAAAAAGACGACAAGCACAAGGGCCAGTTTGCCGAACAATGTGAAACCTGTCACACGGAACGGAATTGGAAACTGCTCCTCTTTGAGCACGACCACGACACAACGTATCCGCTACAAGGCAAACACCGAACCACGACCTGCGAGAGTTGCCATACGGGACGGCTCTATCAAGACAAGACACCCACAGCCTGCTACGCCTGCCATAAGCTCGACGACGTACACCGGCGCAGGTTGGGCACCGAATGCCAGAGCTGCCATAGCATACGCGACTGGAAGCTCTGGGACTTCGATCACGATACCAGGACCCGATTCAAGCTGGAAGGTGGGCACAAAGGAGTCGAATGTGCTGCGTGCCATAAAGATCGGATGGAGGCGAAGGTCAAGACGTCAGCACAATGTGTCAGTTGCCATAAGAAAGACGATAAACACGAGGGGAATTACGGCCTGCAATGCGAGCGCTGCCATGACACGTCGATATGGAAGAGCCTCAAGCCCGGAACGGGATCGTTTCGTTTTCGGTAA
- a CDS encoding class I SAM-dependent methyltransferase, with product MKTLVSADIEAYAQAHSMPESDLCRALREETQRRMESPQMIVGPLEGAFLKMMAQLVRARRVLEIGTFTGYSALCFAEALPADGTVITCEVDEESASLACQYFARSPIGKKIEVRMGPALDTMRQLTGPFDLIFIDADKVSYLNYYRRALDLLSPTGVILIDNVLWDGDVLKQPPPDEKTAAIQELNRTVSNDPRVSAVLVTIRDGVLVVRLKGGGR from the coding sequence ATGAAGACTCTCGTTTCTGCCGACATCGAAGCCTATGCCCAGGCCCATTCCATGCCGGAGTCCGACCTCTGCCGCGCCTTGCGGGAAGAGACGCAGCGGCGCATGGAGTCTCCGCAGATGATCGTGGGGCCGCTCGAAGGGGCCTTTCTCAAAATGATGGCGCAGTTGGTGCGTGCCAGGCGGGTGCTGGAGATCGGCACGTTCACCGGCTATAGCGCCCTTTGTTTTGCGGAAGCGTTACCGGCGGATGGAACGGTGATCACCTGCGAAGTCGATGAAGAGTCAGCCTCGCTCGCGTGCCAGTATTTCGCGCGCTCGCCCATTGGCAAGAAGATCGAGGTTCGCATGGGGCCTGCACTCGATACGATGCGGCAGCTCACGGGACCGTTCGATCTGATCTTTATCGACGCCGACAAAGTGAGCTATCTGAATTACTACCGGCGGGCGTTGGATCTGCTCTCGCCGACCGGCGTGATCCTGATCGATAACGTCCTGTGGGACGGGGATGTGCTGAAGCAGCCTCCGCCGGATGAAAAGACGGCGGCTATTCAAGAGTTGAACCGAACAGTGTCGAACGATCCACGCGTGTCTGCCGTGCTCGTCACGATCCGGGACGGAGTTCTGGTGGTAAGGCTGAAAGGCGGAGGTAGGTAG
- a CDS encoding carboxypeptidase M32, protein MKTLKTVEDLTTRLLEIQRINSAAALLSWDQETYMPAGGGEARAEQISTLQGIAHQKLVSPDIERLLVAWIDSETGEIRDSPGDAWDEPSRSLLREVWRDYSRARKLPSDFVVTLSRECSLAQQVWAEAKKASNFAMFLPNLKTILSLKRQEAQYLGYKDSPYDALLDMYEPGSTIAALRPLFAQVKARLVPLLQKIQNSSVQVDDAALFRSFDVTRQMEFGRMVLTAMGYDFERGRLDLSAHPFTTSFHPTDVRVTTRVFEHDLQSCLFSCIHEGGHGLYDQGLDTRYYGTPLGDSVSLGIHESQSRMWENCVGRSRSFWRFFYPLLQQTFPLQLGALDGEQFYAAINRVKPSMIRVEADELTYNLHIMLRFEIEQDLIEGRTNPEDLPGIWNRKMEEYLGIVPTNDAEGVLQDVHWSFGAFGYFPTYTLGNLYSVQFYEQALREIPRLEEKITAGQLIELRRWLEQKIHRWGRMFTPDHLAQRVTGKSLDPEPFLSYVEKKYGEIYKL, encoded by the coding sequence GTGAAGACCCTGAAGACTGTGGAAGATTTGACGACCAGACTCTTGGAGATCCAGCGCATTAACAGCGCGGCCGCACTTCTCTCCTGGGATCAAGAGACCTATATGCCAGCCGGCGGAGGCGAAGCCCGTGCCGAGCAGATTTCAACGCTCCAAGGCATTGCACACCAGAAGCTTGTCTCACCGGACATTGAACGATTGCTCGTCGCCTGGATCGATTCTGAGACGGGTGAGATTCGTGACAGCCCCGGAGATGCCTGGGACGAACCCTCTCGCTCCTTACTCCGTGAAGTGTGGCGCGACTATAGTCGCGCAAGAAAGCTCCCCTCCGATTTTGTGGTGACACTCAGCCGGGAATGTTCGCTGGCGCAACAAGTGTGGGCCGAGGCGAAGAAGGCGAGCAACTTCGCCATGTTTCTTCCCAATCTCAAGACTATTCTGTCGCTCAAACGGCAGGAGGCCCAGTATCTCGGCTATAAGGACTCGCCCTACGATGCGTTATTGGATATGTACGAACCAGGCTCGACGATTGCCGCGCTCCGCCCGCTGTTCGCACAGGTGAAGGCACGTCTCGTTCCGCTACTGCAGAAGATTCAGAATAGTTCAGTGCAAGTCGACGATGCCGCGCTCTTCCGCAGCTTCGACGTGACCCGACAGATGGAATTCGGCCGAATGGTCTTGACTGCCATGGGTTACGACTTCGAACGGGGACGCCTCGATCTGTCAGCCCACCCCTTCACGACCTCCTTTCACCCGACGGATGTGCGTGTCACGACGCGTGTCTTCGAACATGACCTGCAATCCTGTTTATTCAGCTGTATCCATGAGGGGGGCCATGGCCTGTACGACCAGGGGCTCGATACGCGCTACTACGGGACGCCGCTCGGCGACTCCGTCTCGCTGGGCATTCATGAGAGCCAGTCGCGCATGTGGGAAAACTGCGTGGGCCGCTCGCGATCCTTCTGGCGCTTTTTTTATCCCCTGCTGCAACAGACGTTTCCTCTGCAATTAGGCGCGCTCGATGGGGAACAATTCTATGCTGCCATCAATCGCGTCAAACCATCGATGATTCGAGTCGAAGCCGACGAGCTCACCTACAATCTCCACATCATGCTGCGGTTTGAGATTGAGCAGGATCTCATCGAAGGGCGGACGAATCCGGAGGACCTGCCGGGGATCTGGAACCGGAAGATGGAAGAATACCTGGGCATCGTCCCCACGAACGATGCGGAAGGAGTGCTGCAAGACGTGCATTGGTCGTTCGGCGCCTTCGGCTACTTCCCGACCTACACGCTCGGAAACCTCTACTCCGTTCAATTCTACGAACAGGCCCTGCGGGAAATTCCACGGCTGGAGGAAAAGATTACGGCAGGGCAACTCATCGAGCTGCGGCGCTGGCTCGAGCAGAAGATTCATCGCTGGGGCCGGATGTTCACGCCAGACCATTTGGCCCAGCGCGTGACGGGAAAGAGCCTCGACCCTGAACCGTTTCTATCGTATGTCGAGAAAAAATATGGCGAGATCTACAAGCTCTAG
- a CDS encoding Fur family transcriptional regulator: MAAKHVKEMEALKEHLGKHQLKLTRQRELILSAFLRQEHITAEAMYHQLAKSDPHLGLATIYRTLNLFCDAGLAQARHFGSQTQYDNIAHKGHHDHLICTGCDKIVEFENCDIERLQEEVATQNGFIIKTHRLELYGLCSRCRH; the protein is encoded by the coding sequence ATGGCAGCGAAGCATGTGAAGGAAATGGAGGCGCTCAAGGAGCACCTCGGCAAACATCAGCTCAAACTCACGCGCCAACGTGAATTGATTCTGAGCGCCTTCCTCCGGCAAGAACATATTACCGCAGAAGCCATGTACCACCAACTAGCCAAGTCCGATCCGCATCTCGGGCTCGCCACCATCTATCGAACACTCAATCTGTTCTGCGATGCCGGTCTTGCACAAGCGCGCCACTTCGGCTCTCAGACGCAGTACGACAACATCGCGCACAAGGGCCACCACGATCACCTGATCTGCACCGGCTGCGATAAGATTGTAGAGTTTGAAAACTGCGACATTGAGCGCCTCCAGGAAGAAGTGGCGACCCAGAACGGATTTATCATCAAAACTCATCGACTTGAGCTCTACGGCCTCTGTTCTCGCTGCCGCCATTGA
- a CDS encoding extracellular solute-binding protein, producing the protein MLLVVAWIFVPSAPAADKITIYSGRSERLIKPVLDAFTASTGIQVELLSSGTTELVNRLKAEGERTSADLLITNDAGSLELARTAGLLRPLNMREIERAIPAQFRAPDNAWVGLSGRFWIVVYNTTMVKPDQVKSLLDLADPKWKDKIAIPNSGSEYLQAGVSVIRATHGEEKTKQFLQGLKTNADSQVYQKSSQIVDAVAKGQVALGIVNHYYVYRHLASQPTAPIAVLMPDQQEGGMGAIMNVAGVGIIKSTKHLDSAKLLVEFLVAQAGQKLFADLDKEYPLHADVKADPALVDRKSFRAALVPLTKLAELREPTLTLIEQVGLR; encoded by the coding sequence ATGCTGCTCGTGGTCGCCTGGATCTTCGTACCCTCCGCCCCGGCCGCCGATAAAATCACCATCTACTCCGGCCGCTCGGAACGTCTCATCAAACCGGTGCTCGATGCCTTTACGGCAAGTACCGGAATCCAGGTCGAACTGTTGTCCTCCGGCACGACGGAATTGGTCAATCGGCTGAAGGCGGAAGGCGAGCGCACTTCGGCCGACCTCCTGATCACGAACGATGCCGGCAGCCTGGAGTTGGCACGGACCGCCGGCCTCCTCCGCCCCCTGAACATGAGGGAAATCGAACGGGCCATCCCCGCGCAGTTTCGCGCACCGGACAATGCCTGGGTGGGTCTCTCCGGACGATTCTGGATCGTGGTCTACAACACGACCATGGTGAAGCCGGACCAGGTGAAATCGCTCCTCGACCTCGCCGATCCAAAATGGAAAGATAAGATTGCGATTCCAAATTCTGGCAGTGAATATCTGCAAGCCGGCGTGTCGGTTATTCGCGCCACGCATGGCGAGGAGAAGACCAAACAATTTCTGCAAGGTCTCAAGACCAATGCAGATAGCCAGGTCTACCAGAAAAGCTCACAGATCGTGGATGCCGTGGCCAAGGGACAGGTCGCACTGGGCATCGTGAATCACTACTACGTCTATCGTCATCTTGCCTCGCAACCCACCGCGCCGATCGCCGTGCTGATGCCGGACCAGCAGGAAGGCGGCATGGGGGCGATCATGAATGTCGCCGGTGTCGGCATCATCAAGTCAACCAAGCACCTCGACAGTGCGAAGTTGCTCGTGGAATTCCTGGTCGCTCAAGCAGGACAGAAGTTGTTTGCCGATCTCGACAAGGAGTACCCCCTCCATGCAGATGTGAAAGCAGATCCGGCGCTCGTGGACCGGAAGAGTTTCCGTGCCGCGCTGGTCCCCCTCACCAAGTTGGCTGAATTGCGCGAACCGACCCTCACACTGATCGAACAAGTGGGTCTCCGGTAA
- a CDS encoding iron ABC transporter permease: protein MNTIRRQLTSPLQLFALATAGIILLPLGYVTSQALSADPAVWSRLWATRIPELLFNTVSLAASVAVITLFLGVSTAWLVTRVEFPGRRLWEGALVLPLAMPTYVLAYVYSYILGFGGPVEHVWQLLAGPQARIFSPHSYWGATLVMALDTFPFVYLLSRSALLSMNVSFEEVARASGVSRLSTLWRVTLPLMRPSIAAGVALVILYVVSDFGAVSLLRYQTLTYAVFQQMTGRSDNTAASILSLLLVGLALIFLITERWFRQKSRFYQTTGRYRAPQRQRYGWIGTLAVTSYLGLIVGAAFALPAALLIQWSLSPEAQATLDSRFFGFVWNSGVLAASAATGGVLIGLPLAYLASRRPTFLNLSCLQAAYAGYVLPGPVAALAVLVLFTKLAPMFYGSVLILIVAYVIHFLPAGLQSLEPALQQITPNLEEVARTLGFGMRGTWRRVTLPLVRNGFVVAWVLMFLQTMKELPATLLLRPVGFDTLAIRVWMEASEEYFQLAAPSALLIVVLSLPALALLVSKDWRAA, encoded by the coding sequence GTGAACACGATTCGCCGCCAACTGACGTCGCCACTCCAACTCTTCGCCTTAGCCACGGCTGGCATCATCCTGCTCCCGCTCGGGTACGTCACATCACAAGCCCTCTCCGCTGATCCCGCCGTCTGGAGCCGTTTGTGGGCAACCCGTATCCCCGAGCTCCTGTTCAACACCGTCTCACTAGCCGCCAGCGTGGCCGTCATCACCTTGTTCCTCGGCGTGTCGACCGCCTGGCTGGTCACACGTGTGGAATTTCCCGGTCGCAGACTATGGGAGGGGGCTCTGGTCCTTCCATTGGCGATGCCGACCTATGTGCTGGCCTACGTCTACTCCTACATTCTTGGGTTCGGCGGTCCCGTCGAGCATGTCTGGCAACTCCTGGCAGGGCCCCAGGCCAGGATTTTTTCTCCTCATAGTTATTGGGGTGCAACGCTGGTGATGGCGCTGGATACGTTTCCCTTCGTCTATCTGCTCAGCCGGAGTGCGCTCCTCAGCATGAACGTGTCCTTCGAAGAAGTGGCGAGGGCCAGCGGCGTCTCTCGCCTCTCGACCCTCTGGCGCGTCACCCTGCCGCTGATGCGCCCCTCGATTGCCGCCGGTGTCGCGCTCGTCATTTTGTATGTCGTGTCGGACTTCGGCGCGGTCTCCTTGCTGCGCTACCAGACCCTCACCTATGCCGTGTTCCAGCAGATGACCGGCCGGTCCGACAATACCGCGGCGAGCATCTTGAGCCTCTTACTGGTCGGGCTGGCGCTGATTTTCCTGATCACGGAACGCTGGTTCCGGCAGAAGAGCCGGTTCTATCAGACCACCGGTCGCTACCGGGCGCCGCAACGGCAGCGTTATGGATGGATCGGCACGCTTGCCGTCACAAGCTATCTCGGACTGATCGTCGGCGCAGCCTTCGCACTTCCGGCTGCACTCTTGATTCAATGGAGCCTGTCGCCTGAGGCACAGGCCACTCTCGACAGCCGCTTCTTCGGATTCGTCTGGAACAGCGGCGTCCTAGCGGCCAGTGCTGCCACCGGCGGCGTCTTAATCGGCTTGCCGCTCGCCTATCTGGCGAGCCGCCGCCCGACCTTCCTGAATCTAAGCTGCCTCCAGGCTGCCTATGCCGGCTATGTGCTGCCGGGACCGGTTGCCGCCCTAGCTGTCCTCGTCCTCTTTACCAAACTGGCCCCGATGTTCTATGGCTCAGTCCTGATCCTGATCGTGGCCTACGTGATCCACTTTCTCCCGGCCGGGCTCCAGTCTCTGGAGCCGGCGCTCCAGCAAATTACGCCAAATCTGGAAGAAGTCGCACGCACGCTCGGCTTTGGAATGCGTGGTACCTGGCGCCGGGTCACCCTGCCGCTCGTGCGGAACGGATTCGTCGTCGCCTGGGTCTTGATGTTCCTGCAAACGATGAAGGAGTTGCCCGCAACCCTCTTGTTGCGGCCGGTGGGATTCGACACCCTGGCCATTCGCGTCTGGATGGAAGCGAGCGAGGAATATTTTCAACTCGCGGCCCCTTCCGCACTCTTGATCGTCGTACTGAGTCTTCCGGCATTGGCCTTGTTGGTTTCAAAAGATTGGCGCGCAGCCTAA
- a CDS encoding ABC transporter ATP-binding protein yields MISDHSTAPSPSEESTFQGNLFTPASSVLELRHVSCSYETGRPAVKEISFAAREGEILCLLGPSGCGKTTILRAIAGFEPVRSGQIFLSGLLMSSPDVMTPTENRRVGMVFQEYALFPHLCVQDNIAFGLQQLTRNIRAARVQEMLRLTGLEGFERRYPHELSGGQQQRVALARALVQNPVVLLLDEPFSNLDPDMAGRMRQELHELLRRTKTTTVLVTHDHDEAFAMADRIAVLNQGRLEQFDTPEMIYHMPATPFVADFVGQADFIPGTVSRGMVQTELGEFPDTIGCKDDTAVVVMIRPDDIHLVPTEGARARVLSRQFRGSENLYTVRLPSGQIVHSSQSSTSVYQAGTTVELRVLATHTVLFRQEKSAS; encoded by the coding sequence GTGATCTCAGACCATTCCACCGCACCAAGTCCATCCGAGGAGAGCACCTTCCAGGGCAACCTCTTTACCCCGGCCTCCTCGGTCTTGGAACTACGCCATGTGTCCTGTTCATATGAAACCGGTCGCCCCGCGGTCAAGGAGATTTCCTTCGCGGCACGGGAGGGAGAAATTCTCTGTTTGCTCGGCCCTTCCGGCTGTGGCAAAACTACGATTCTGCGCGCGATTGCAGGCTTTGAACCGGTTCGTTCAGGCCAGATCTTCTTGTCCGGCCTACTCATGTCGTCGCCGGACGTGATGACCCCAACCGAAAACCGGCGGGTCGGCATGGTCTTTCAAGAATACGCACTGTTTCCCCACTTGTGCGTGCAGGACAACATCGCCTTTGGGCTCCAACAGCTCACTCGAAACATACGTGCCGCGCGGGTCCAGGAAATGCTGAGGCTCACGGGGCTGGAGGGGTTCGAGCGGCGATACCCGCACGAATTATCGGGAGGCCAGCAACAGCGGGTTGCCCTCGCTCGCGCCCTGGTCCAAAACCCCGTCGTACTGCTGCTCGATGAGCCCTTCAGCAATCTGGACCCAGACATGGCCGGGCGCATGCGCCAGGAATTGCACGAACTGCTCCGCCGGACGAAGACAACAACCGTGCTCGTCACACATGACCATGACGAGGCGTTTGCCATGGCCGATCGAATCGCCGTGCTCAACCAAGGGCGTTTGGAGCAATTCGACACCCCGGAAATGATCTACCACATGCCGGCGACGCCGTTCGTGGCCGATTTTGTCGGCCAAGCGGACTTCATTCCCGGAACCGTATCCCGCGGCATGGTCCAGACAGAACTGGGAGAGTTTCCTGACACGATCGGGTGCAAAGACGACACGGCAGTCGTCGTCATGATCAGGCCGGACGACATTCACCTCGTGCCCACGGAAGGCGCCCGCGCTCGCGTCCTCTCCCGTCAATTCCGCGGCTCTGAAAATCTGTACACCGTCAGACTCCCCTCCGGTCAAATCGTCCATAGCAGTCAGAGCTCTACGAGCGTATATCAAGCAGGTACAACCGTAGAGCTTCGTGTCTTGGCGACCCATACGGTGCTCTTTCGGCAAGAAAAATCCGCGAGCTAG
- the exbB gene encoding TonB-system energizer ExbB, which yields MNALQNLVDYGIIGLLLALSLWTVAVAVERWLFYRRVDLAQYPTNLGLEMALTKHLVIIGTVAANAPYIGLLGTVLGIMLTFHTMGTSGTMAVNAIMIGLSLALKATAVGLLVAIPCVVMNNVLRRKVTELLAQHKERHATRH from the coding sequence ATGAACGCATTACAAAACCTGGTCGATTACGGAATCATCGGCCTCTTACTGGCACTCAGCCTCTGGACCGTCGCCGTTGCGGTGGAACGGTGGCTCTTTTACCGCCGTGTCGATCTCGCGCAATACCCCACCAACCTAGGGCTGGAAATGGCGCTCACCAAACATCTAGTCATCATCGGCACGGTAGCCGCAAACGCTCCCTACATCGGCTTGCTGGGGACCGTGCTCGGGATCATGCTCACCTTCCATACGATGGGAACCTCCGGCACCATGGCGGTCAATGCCATCATGATCGGACTCAGCCTTGCGCTCAAAGCCACGGCGGTCGGACTACTGGTCGCCATTCCCTGTGTCGTCATGAACAATGTACTCAGGCGGAAGGTGACCGAACTCCTCGCCCAACACAAGGAACGCCATGCAACGAGACATTGA
- a CDS encoding biopolymer transporter ExbD: MQRDIDQINVIPLVDVMLVLLVIVLTTATFISSGQIPVNLAKAKEVGDRKETPVVITLTADGALFLNDHAIPEGGLPNALATEPRESAVVVRADKVTLLERFVSVVDEVRGLGFQQVSLEVIRL, encoded by the coding sequence ATGCAACGAGACATTGATCAGATCAACGTCATCCCCCTTGTGGATGTGATGCTGGTCCTGTTGGTCATCGTCCTGACCACCGCCACGTTCATCAGCAGTGGACAGATTCCCGTCAATTTAGCGAAGGCAAAAGAGGTCGGCGATCGCAAAGAGACCCCCGTCGTAATCACCCTCACTGCCGACGGTGCGCTTTTTCTCAACGACCATGCCATTCCTGAGGGAGGGCTTCCCAATGCTCTGGCCACGGAACCTCGAGAGTCGGCTGTCGTCGTGCGGGCAGACAAGGTCACCTTGCTCGAACGATTCGTGTCTGTGGTGGATGAAGTACGGGGCCTGGGGTTTCAACAGGTCAGTCTGGAGGTTATTCGCCTGTGA
- a CDS encoding energy transducer TonB: MKRDYGWLSEAILRRVEELKRYPASARAERAEGKVVVKAVISEDGNISEMEVFQSSGHPGLDKAAMDTMKQAAPFHLPHPLGQPRMTIKIPMSYRLDR, translated from the coding sequence ATGAAGCGCGACTATGGCTGGCTCTCAGAAGCAATTTTACGACGGGTAGAAGAGCTGAAGCGCTATCCTGCCTCAGCTCGGGCGGAGCGAGCTGAAGGAAAAGTCGTGGTGAAGGCCGTGATCAGCGAGGACGGAAATATCAGCGAGATGGAAGTCTTTCAGAGCTCCGGGCATCCCGGTCTCGACAAGGCCGCGATGGACACCATGAAACAGGCAGCACCCTTTCACTTGCCTCACCCATTGGGCCAGCCACGCATGACCATCAAGATTCCGATGAGTTATCGTTTGGATCGGTAG